The sequence aaagagagagagacctggGATGAATGGAACTCGAGACATGTCAAGTAATCTTGCCTCAGCcatctcctcctcttcttcttcttcttctctctctctctctctctctctgtgatcTCGTCTGGGTCTTGGCTTGCTTATGTCGCTTACCCTTTGTGTAAAAGTTTTTATCTATGGTAAAACAGTCATGACCTCTCATTTTTTCtactctccctctctctctctttcacatAACGACAAAGAGTCTATGAGGAAGTGATTAAAGATGTAACGGAACAGAATCGAATAAGAACAGGCCCATTTATATTCTACAGGCCCATTAAAATAGTCGAACACTTTCGTATTCTCCTCACCTgttcgtcgtcgtcgtcgtcttccTCCTCATTTCTGATTCCTTCCGTTAGCGAGATCTCGTCGAATTCAACCTCAAAATCTCCGGGGACCAGCTCTTCTCTTCGATCCGTGCATAAGAATCACTCGGATCGAAGATGCCGGTGGCAGCTTCCGCCATCTACTTTCTAAATCTCCGTGGAGATGTACTCATCAACCGCACTTACCGAGACGACGTCGGGTAAGCGAGCTTCTCCTTTGATTTCGACGAATCTTCGAGCTGTTCTCTGAATTTGATTTGATCGTTAGGGGAAACATGGTGGATGCATTTAGAACGCATATAATGCAAaccaaggagctagggaactgTCCTGTGCGTCAGATTGGTGGCTGCTCCTTCGTCTACATGCGAATCAGTAATGTCTACATTGTGATTGTTGTTAGTAGCAACGCTAATGTAGCTTGTGGATTCAAATTCGTTGTTgaggtaaaaaaaattgattctaGTCTGTGTTCAAGAGATTAAAGATTGTTGACTGCTTTTGATATCGCGTTTAGGCTGTTGCTTTGTTCAAATCGTACTTTGGTGGAGCTTTTGACGAAGACGCTATTAAGAATAACTTTGTTCTCATTTATGAATTGTTAGACGGTAAGTAAGTAAGCATGATAGTGTCATGATCAAATTTGCTTTCTTTAACTAGTAACTACTGTTATGTTTTGTGGCTATAACCATTTTTGTATGGATTTTGCAGAGATTATGGACTTTGGTTATCCACAAAATCTCTCTCCTGAAATTTTGAAGCTTTATATCACTCAGGAAGGTGTACGCTCACCATTTTCATCCAAGGTAAAGGCATATCCTATGCATATGCGTGTGCAAGTGAAGCAGtgtttttctgtttctttttttttttgtttacttcaTATGTTTTCATTAGTAAGCCTCTTGTCTTTGCAGCCCAAGGACAAACCTGTGCCAAATGCAACGTTACAAGTTACCGGTGCTGTTGGTTGGAGGAGAGAGGGCCTTTCTTATAAAAAGAATGAGGTAAgaattgattttcttttttgactCTGTATGTCAGTTGCTAGGTTCTGCGAGAGTGCTGATATTATGCATTCTCACTGATGCAGGTGTTTCTGGATATTGTGGAAAGTGTAAACCTTCTGATGTCCTCTAAAGGTAAATAATTGCATTTTTGAAGGTTTATTTCTTCCTGATTCTCTTCTGTatgactgtttttttttggcaactgTTAGGCAATGTTCTTCGGTGTGATGTAACGGGGAAAGTTTTGATGAAATGTTTCCTTTCGGGAATGCCCGATTTGAAGTTGGGGTTGAATGATAAGCTTGGTCTTGAGAAGGAATCTGAAATGAAATCTCGTCCAGCTAAGAGGTAAGTTTTGTTAAAGCAGTGACTCACACTAGCTACACCGATTTTTCTTTCTCCTCACCTGGCTCACTCTTGTTGTGCAGTGGTAAAACCATTGAGCTTGATGATGTCACATTTCACCAGTGTGTGAACCTGACAAGATTCAACTCCGATTGTTAGGATTCAGAGGCTTAAAGACATCACTTTGTCTCAGCATAAACCCACAACAAACCAAGATAGAAGTTGCTGGAAGTCCAAAATAGAGACTGCATAAAACAGAGTTGTAGagagtatgaagaagagaatagagagaaggagaagatgggAGCACACACACAATTTAAGGAGTTCGCGCCCGTTAACGAGGGTCACTACATCTCCCCGAGACTACAGCTCGGAATCCACTAGAAGGTATAACATAGTTACAAAGATACAAGTGATTCACTCATCATATCACTCATGAACTCACTCTAATGTATCTTACTATGCTCTAATGAGAAAACCCAAAGCTAGGCTTAAGCTCACATGTTTCTCTCACCCTTCTAAGCTCTTTGTGTGGCTCAATCTCTCTCTCACGTTCTCAGCCTCCCTTTATAGTGGAGACACCTTCAAACCTAATGCACAAGAGGACAAAATGGAGAGGCTCCTCCTTGTGGTCCCAAAAGTAACTTAACCCATCTTCAACTCACCATACTAACTTGAGTTAAGCCTTGGATTACTTTTGATCTTCATTTGCTTGATCAACAAGTGTTCTTATCTTCACAAATCTCCACCTAAGAACATGTTGATCAACCCAAACAACTTGCACAtacttgagagagagagtttcttcttctagcttcttgGATTCCAGTCTCGGCTTCTGAGTATCACTACTCATCCTTGATCCTTAGCAGCTTTAAAGACCATAAACCTGCTTGATCCTTGCAGCATTCAACATCTTGTTCAATGCACATCAGCTGTGAAAATTCACCTTGCCGAACCTGAGCCATCAGAACATCTTCATGTCACTTGAGTTGTGAAAACCAGCTCTAACACAAATCTGTATTAAGCTCAACTCATCAGTGACTTTTCCTAGCACCTGCAGCACCTGAATATCTGATATAAAGCTCAATAAACTCCAGTACCAAGCTTAGAAAACGTCCAGCTTGTTACTCCAACAGAAAACTCCATAAGCTTTAT is a genomic window of Brassica napus cultivar Da-Ae chromosome A2, Da-Ae, whole genome shotgun sequence containing:
- the LOC106422495 gene encoding AP-2 complex subunit mu-like, translating into MPVAASAIYFLNLRGDVLINRTYRDDVGGNMVDAFRTHIMQTKELGNCPVRQIGGCSFVYMRISNVYIVIVVSSNANVACGFKFVVEAVALFKSYFGGAFDEDAIKNNFVLIYELLDEIMDFGYPQNLSPEILKLYITQEGVRSPFSSKPKDKPVPNATLQVTGAVGWRREGLSYKKNEVFLDIVESVNLLMSSKGNVLRCDVTGKVLMKCFLSGMPDLKLGLNDKLGLEKESEMKSRPAKSGKTIELDDVTFHQCVNLTRFNSEKTVSFVPPDGEFELMKYRITEGVNLPFRVLPTIKELGRTRMEVNVKVKSVFGAKMFALGVVVKIPVPKQTAKTNFQVTTGRAKYNPSIDCLVWKIRKFPGQTESTLSAEIELISTMGEKKSWTRPPIQMEFQVPMFTASGLRVRFLKVWEKSGYNTVEWVRYITKAGSYEIRC